Genomic window (Mycolicibacterium smegmatis):
GGTAGTCGGGCTTGCCCGCCGGGGACCGCTTGATCTCGTCGACCAGCCAGAGGCTGCGCGGCACTTTGTATCCCGCGATCTCGGTGCGCACGTGGGCGTCGAGTTCGGCCAGCGTCGGCCGGGTCCCCTCACGCGGATGGACGACGGCGGCGACGTGCTGACCGAAACGTGGATCGGGCACACCGACGACGAGCGCGTCGAACACGTCGGGATGGCCCTTGAGCGCGGCCTCGACCTCTTCGGGATAGATCTTCTCGCCGCCGGAGTTGATGGACACCGACCCGCGGCCCAGCATGGTCACCGAGCCGTCGGCCTCGACCTCGGCGTAGTCACCCGGGATCGCGTACCGCACACCGTTGATCGTCTTGAACGTCTCGGCCGTCTTCTTCTCGTCCTTGTAGTAGCACAGCGGGATGTGGCCGCGTTTGGCGATCACCCCGCGCACCCCCGAGCCGGGCTTGACCTCGTTGCCGTCGTCGTCGAGCACCACGGTGTTCTTGTCGATGGTCACGCGCGGACCGCCGGTGTGCGACTGGCCTTTCGCGACGATGCTGGTGCCGCCGAAACCGGTCTCCGACGAGCCGATCGAATCGGTGATGACGCGGTTGGGCAGCAGTTCGAGGAACTTCTCCTTGAGGCTCGTCGAGAACAGCGCCGCGGTGCTGGCCAACAGGAACAGGCTCGACAGGTCGTATTCCTTGCCCGCATCCTTGGCGGCGAGCAGCGAGTCCAGCAGCGGCCGCGCCATCGCGTCGCCGGTGAAGAACAACAGGTTGACCTTGTGGTCGTGGATGGCCTGCCACACCTCGTCGGGGCTGAATTCCGGTGTGAGAAGCACGGTTCCGCCCGCGAACAGGGCCATCCACGTCGCCGACTGCGTCGCCCCGTGGATCATCGGCGGGATCGGGTAGCGCACCATCGGCGGGTTCGCGGCGGCCTGCTTGGCCAGCCCGTACTCGTCCTCGATGGGCTCGCCCGTGGCGAAGTCGGTGCCGCCGAACAAAACGCGGTAGATGTCCTCGTGGCGCCACATCACGCCCTTGGGGAAACCGGTCGTGCCGCCCGTGTAGAGCAGGTAGATGTCGTCCTCGCTGCGCGGGCCGAAGTCGCGCTCAGGCGAACTCTTCTCGAGTGCCGAGTAGAACTCGACCCCGCCGAACCGCTCGTAGTCGTCGTCGGACCCGTCCTCGACGACCAGGATCGTCTTGATGTCCGGCGTCTCCGGCAGCACGTTGGCGACACGGTCGGAGTAGCGGCGCTCGTGCACCAGCGCGACCATGTCGGAGTTCTCGAAGAGGTACTTGAGCTCCCCCTCGACGTAACGGAAGTTGACGTTGACCAGGATCGCGCCCGCCTTGACGATGCCCAGCATCGCGATGACGATCTCGATGCGGTTGCGGCAGTACAGGCCGACCTTGTCGTCCTTCTTGACGCCCTGGTCGATCAGGTAGTGCGCGAAGCGATTGGCTTTCTCCTCCAACTGCCCGTAGGTCAGCTGTTCGCCGCCGGAGATCAACGCGACACGGTCAGGCACAGCGTCGATGGCGTGCTCGGCAAGATCCGCAATGTTCAGAGCCACGACCCTAAACTAGAACGTGTTACATTTCGAGACAAGTCTGGGGTTACCGAGCATGGAGGCGAATACCCGTGAGTGAGACCGGCAAGGGGCCTGACGCCCTCGTTGAGCAGCGCGGACACACCCTCATCGTCACGTTGAACCGTCCTGAGGCGCGCAACGCTCTCTCGGGCGAGATGCTCTCGATCATGGTCGAAGCATGGGACCGGGTCGACAACGATCCGGAGATCCGCACCTGCATCCTGACCGGCGCCGGCGGCTACTTCTGCTCGGGCATGGACCTCAAGGGCGCGGACAAGAAGCCGCCGGGTGACTCGTTCAAGGACGGCAGCTACGACCCGTCGAAGATTCCCGGCCTGCTCAAGGGCCGCCGCCTGACCAAGCCGCTGATCGCCGCGGTCGAGGGTCCCGCCATCGCGGGCGGCACCGAGATCCTGCAGGGCACCGACATCCGCGTGGCCGGTGAGAGCGCCAAGTTCGGGATCTCCGAGGCCAAGTGGAGCCTGTACCCGATGGGCGGTTCGGCCGTGCGCCTGGTGCGCCAGATCCCCTACACCATCGCGTGCGACATGCTGCTCACCGGTCGCCACATCACCGCGGCCGAGGCCAAGGAGTACGGCCTGATCGGGTACGTCGTTCCCGACGGCACCGCGCTGGACAAGGCGCTGGAGATCGCCGAGACCATCAACAACAACGGTCCGCTCGCCGTGCAGGCGATCCTCAAGACCATCCGTGAGACCGAGGGCATGCACGAGGACGAGGCGTTCGGCCCCGACACCCGCAACGGCATCCCGGTGTTCCTGTCCGAGGACGCCAAGGAGGGGCCGCGTGCGTTCAAGGAGAAGCGCGCACCGAACTTCCAGATGAAGTAGACGCGAACGCAGTTGAGGCCTGCTCGATTCGAGCAGGCCTCAACTGTTTTCAGCTCAGCGCCAGTGTCCGGGCGGTCTGGGTGGCGGCGGAGGCCCCCAGAATGGCGGCGGCGGTGGTGGCGGCGGCAACCAGATCGGCGGCGGTGGCGGGGGCCGCCAGAACGGCGGTGGTGGCGGCGGGGGCGGCGGTGGCCCCCAGAACGGCGGCGGTGGCGGCGGCGGTGGCGGGAACGCCGGCACCGGCCCGAGCACACTCATCGGTGCCGAGTCGCCCGCCGGTTGGGCACCGGCCAGCGCAGCGGCGCCTGTGGCACCCGCGAAAAGCGCGCCCCCCAACAGAACTCCGCCCAACAGTCGTCGCCCCGGTAAATGTCGTGCCATGACGTACATCCTTCGGTCGTTGCGTATCCCCCCGATTTCTCGAGACTATCTAATTAGTCGGCCTAGGAGGAACCTGTGAAACCCTATGCACAGCTGACGCTTAAGTTCACACAGCCGGCGCTCATGGGTCCCACCGTTCCCGAATGTGAATCCACAGCGAATCTTTCGCCGATTTTTCGCTGACGTTTCACACTCGAGGAGTTGTCGGTGCCTTACGGCACACTCCCCACATGGGGGATCCAGTCATCGGCACCGAAGCCATCGCCGCGGGCATCGCGACGCCCTATCAGCTCCGTAGCCGGTACTGGCCGGTGTACCCGGGCATCTACGTACCGAAGGACACCCAACCCACGGCAGCGCTGCGGGCAAAGGCCGCGTGGTTGTGGTCGGATCGGCGCGCGGTGCTGGCGGGTCGTTCGGCGTCGGCGCTGCACCGTTCGAAGTGGCTCGATCCACGTGCACCCGCCGAACTGATCCACGACAACCGCCGTCCACCATGTGGGATAAAGACGTGGCTGGATCGATTCGAGGACGACGAGATCACCGTCGTCGACGGGATGCGCGTGACGACGCCGGCGCGCACGGCGCTGGACCTGGCCTGCCGGTACCCGCTCGATACCGCCGTGACGCTGATCGACGCGCTCGCCAACGCCACCCGGCTCAAGATGGCCGACGTCGAACTGCTCGTGGACCGGTATCGGGGCCGGCGAGGCATCAAGAACGCACGCCACGTGCTCGACCTGGTCGATGGCGGCGCCGAGTCACCCCGCGAGACGTGGCTGCGGTTGGAGGTGATCCGCGGCGGCTTCCCGCGTCCACAGACCCAGATCCCGGTTCACGACGAATACGGGGTGCTGGTCGGGGTTTTCGACATGGGCTGGGAGGACGCCATGGTCGGCCTCGACTACGAGGGCGACCAGCACCGGACCGACCGGCGACGGTTCAACCGCGACATCCACAAGTCCGAGGACGTCAGACGGTTGGGCTGGACCCACATCCGGGTGACCGCTCAGGACGGCGAAGCCGACATCCTCAAGCGCATCGAGGCGGCAGGTGTTCCGCGCGGTCCGCGAGTGTGAAACGTCAGCGAAAAATCGGGCGAGAATTCGCTGAGGTTTCACACTCGCGGGCCTGAGACCAG
Coding sequences:
- a CDS encoding acyl-CoA synthetase, giving the protein MALNIADLAEHAIDAVPDRVALISGGEQLTYGQLEEKANRFAHYLIDQGVKKDDKVGLYCRNRIEIVIAMLGIVKAGAILVNVNFRYVEGELKYLFENSDMVALVHERRYSDRVANVLPETPDIKTILVVEDGSDDDYERFGGVEFYSALEKSSPERDFGPRSEDDIYLLYTGGTTGFPKGVMWRHEDIYRVLFGGTDFATGEPIEDEYGLAKQAAANPPMVRYPIPPMIHGATQSATWMALFAGGTVLLTPEFSPDEVWQAIHDHKVNLLFFTGDAMARPLLDSLLAAKDAGKEYDLSSLFLLASTAALFSTSLKEKFLELLPNRVITDSIGSSETGFGGTSIVAKGQSHTGGPRVTIDKNTVVLDDDGNEVKPGSGVRGVIAKRGHIPLCYYKDEKKTAETFKTINGVRYAIPGDYAEVEADGSVTMLGRGSVSINSGGEKIYPEEVEAALKGHPDVFDALVVGVPDPRFGQHVAAVVHPREGTRPTLAELDAHVRTEIAGYKVPRSLWLVDEIKRSPAGKPDYRWAKDVTEERPADEVHANHVAANAK
- a CDS encoding crotonase/enoyl-CoA hydratase family protein codes for the protein MSETGKGPDALVEQRGHTLIVTLNRPEARNALSGEMLSIMVEAWDRVDNDPEIRTCILTGAGGYFCSGMDLKGADKKPPGDSFKDGSYDPSKIPGLLKGRRLTKPLIAAVEGPAIAGGTEILQGTDIRVAGESAKFGISEAKWSLYPMGGSAVRLVRQIPYTIACDMLLTGRHITAAEAKEYGLIGYVVPDGTALDKALEIAETINNNGPLAVQAILKTIRETEGMHEDEAFGPDTRNGIPVFLSEDAKEGPRAFKEKRAPNFQMK